One window from the genome of Myxococcus fulvus encodes:
- a CDS encoding glycosyl hydrolase family 18 protein yields the protein MKRWVGWMAMAVVLLSAWGTHAQAPRTQGPQEQGLAITSWIYLDGMVAPWQDFSWAQHSLTNTSPVSGGRHSISVTMRANEGLFFQTEPRVVAATDTLVLRVHGGTGGEAAAVQVRAFQENVLTPGTPLGARCTGGRIVANTWVTCRVPLSALLPIGSRMKGLVIQETRGVPLPTLYFDEVRLEDSGGPAPVQVTVSPPAVTLPPGGTSTFVATVTGTTNTQVRWSVREGTAGGAVTQAGVYTAPSTPGTYHVVAQSLADPSKSAEATVTVSAAPGGGLWVSGYYTGWNADLYPPEKVDFSALTHILVGRVTPNPDGTVNTQFDNDNGPAIARTLSTRAHAAGRKALIMVGGSGEHDGWVGAASNANRARFVQNLIAAMDSFGYDGLDIDWEPIEPEDKPNLLALVRELRAARPDMLMTIPINWVNANFPEDADPWFANLVPYMDQMNVMTYEMTGPWGGWDSWYGSALTGESGTHPTSVSSSLNAWVAAGLPKAKLGMGMPFYGMAWRNITGPYQPYTDWSDYVGSDNDFTYARILQLSASGTYRWDAAAQSSYVTFTRPVVDGTVRWISYDSPQAIAAKGAWARANGFGGTIIWTLNQGCTNPSTGANPPLDAVKEAFQP from the coding sequence ATGAAACGCTGGGTGGGATGGATGGCCATGGCCGTGGTGCTGCTGTCGGCCTGGGGGACACACGCGCAGGCGCCGAGGACGCAAGGCCCCCAGGAGCAGGGGCTGGCCATCACGAGCTGGATATACCTGGATGGCATGGTGGCGCCGTGGCAGGACTTCTCCTGGGCGCAACACTCGCTGACGAACACCTCGCCCGTCTCCGGAGGACGACACTCCATCTCCGTGACGATGCGAGCGAATGAGGGCCTGTTCTTCCAGACGGAGCCCCGGGTGGTGGCGGCCACGGACACGCTGGTGCTGCGCGTGCACGGCGGCACGGGCGGAGAGGCCGCGGCGGTGCAGGTGCGCGCCTTCCAGGAGAACGTGCTCACCCCGGGCACGCCCCTGGGCGCCCGCTGCACCGGCGGACGCATCGTCGCCAACACCTGGGTGACGTGCCGGGTGCCGCTGTCGGCCCTGCTCCCCATCGGCTCGCGAATGAAGGGCCTGGTGATACAGGAGACGCGCGGGGTGCCGCTGCCCACGCTCTACTTCGACGAGGTGCGCCTGGAGGACTCGGGCGGGCCCGCTCCCGTGCAAGTCACGGTCTCGCCGCCCGCCGTCACCCTGCCTCCCGGGGGCACCAGCACCTTCGTCGCCACCGTGACGGGCACCACCAACACCCAGGTGCGCTGGAGCGTGCGCGAGGGCACCGCCGGCGGCGCCGTCACCCAGGCGGGCGTCTACACCGCGCCCTCCACGCCCGGGACGTATCACGTGGTGGCCCAGAGCCTCGCGGACCCCAGCAAGTCCGCCGAGGCCACCGTCACCGTCAGCGCCGCGCCCGGCGGCGGGCTGTGGGTGTCTGGCTATTACACCGGCTGGAACGCGGACCTGTATCCCCCGGAGAAGGTGGACTTCAGCGCCCTGACGCACATCCTGGTCGGCCGCGTCACGCCCAACCCCGACGGCACGGTGAACACCCAGTTCGACAACGACAACGGGCCGGCCATCGCCCGCACGCTGTCCACGCGGGCCCACGCCGCCGGCCGCAAGGCGCTCATCATGGTGGGCGGCTCCGGAGAGCACGACGGCTGGGTGGGCGCCGCCTCCAACGCCAACCGCGCCCGCTTCGTCCAGAACCTCATCGCCGCCATGGACAGCTTCGGCTACGACGGCCTGGACATCGACTGGGAGCCCATCGAGCCGGAGGACAAGCCCAACCTGCTGGCGCTGGTGCGGGAGCTGCGCGCGGCGCGGCCCGACATGCTGATGACCATCCCCATCAACTGGGTGAACGCCAACTTCCCCGAGGACGCGGACCCGTGGTTCGCCAACCTGGTGCCCTACATGGACCAGATGAACGTCATGACGTACGAGATGACCGGCCCCTGGGGCGGCTGGGATTCGTGGTACGGCTCCGCGCTCACGGGCGAGTCCGGCACGCATCCGACGTCGGTGTCCTCCAGCCTCAACGCCTGGGTGGCCGCGGGGCTGCCCAAGGCGAAGCTGGGCATGGGCATGCCCTTCTACGGCATGGCCTGGCGTAACATCACCGGCCCCTACCAGCCCTACACCGACTGGTCCGACTACGTGGGCAGCGACAACGACTTCACCTACGCGCGCATCCTCCAGCTGTCCGCCAGCGGCACCTACCGCTGGGACGCGGCGGCCCAGTCCAGCTACGTCACCTTCACCCGCCCCGTGGTGGACGGCACCGTGCGTTGGATTTCATATGACTCGCCGCAGGCCATCGCCGCCAAGGGAGCGTGGGCCCGCGCCAACGGCTTCGGCGGCACCATCATCTGGACCCTGAACCAGGGTTGCACCAATCCCTCCACCGGCGCCAATCCTCCCCTGGATGCCGTGAAGGAGGCCTTCCAGCCCTGA
- a CDS encoding NIPSNAP family protein has protein sequence MKPSSDECCAVLELRQYTLREGQRDVLVSLFEREFIESQESRGARLVGQFRDAARPERFVWLRGFPDMVTREGALKSFYGSPVWKEHREAANATMLDSSNVLLLKPLPGRRGFPAPSQARPGVEAREVPGSLVVATILHRDVPVDAAFVEYVEGKLVPELTKAGATPLAVFQSEHATNTFPALPVREGEHVVVYFTRFASREAYRAHEERLEGSRDWKQTVRPGLRAKLKAEPETLLLEPTARSLLR, from the coding sequence GTGAAACCGTCGTCGGATGAATGCTGTGCCGTGCTGGAGTTGAGGCAGTACACGCTGCGCGAGGGGCAGCGGGACGTGCTCGTCTCGCTGTTCGAGCGGGAGTTCATCGAGAGCCAGGAGTCGCGAGGCGCCCGGCTCGTCGGCCAGTTCCGGGACGCGGCGAGGCCCGAGCGCTTCGTGTGGCTGCGCGGCTTTCCGGACATGGTGACGCGCGAGGGGGCGCTGAAGTCGTTCTATGGCAGCCCGGTGTGGAAAGAGCACCGGGAGGCCGCGAACGCGACGATGCTGGACTCGTCGAACGTGCTCCTGTTGAAGCCGCTCCCGGGTCGGCGGGGGTTCCCCGCGCCGTCGCAGGCGCGTCCGGGCGTGGAGGCGCGCGAGGTGCCCGGCTCACTCGTCGTGGCGACGATTCTCCACCGTGACGTGCCCGTGGACGCGGCGTTCGTGGAGTACGTCGAGGGGAAGCTGGTGCCGGAGCTGACGAAGGCGGGGGCCACGCCCCTGGCGGTGTTCCAGAGTGAGCACGCGACGAACACCTTCCCGGCGCTGCCCGTGCGGGAAGGGGAGCACGTGGTCGTCTACTTCACGCGGTTCGCGAGCCGGGAGGCGTACCGCGCGCACGAGGAGAGGCTGGAGGGCTCTCGCGACTGGAAGCAGACGGTGCGCCCGGGGCTGCGCGCGAAGCTGAAGGCCGAGCCGGAGACGCTGTTGCTGGAGCCCACGGCCCGCTCACTGTTGCGGTGA
- a CDS encoding RidA family protein: MTSTKHEVVSAPGLPKPVGPYSPAMKLESLLFVSGQAATDPATGKQAEGIEAQTEQVLRNLERILVAGGSSLQHVLRCGVFLTDMKDFRRMNAVYERVFAGHRPARTTVQVSALPDEGLMVEIDCVAYVP, translated from the coding sequence ATGACGTCGACGAAACACGAAGTCGTGAGTGCGCCGGGGCTGCCCAAGCCCGTGGGCCCCTACTCGCCCGCGATGAAGCTGGAGTCGCTGCTCTTCGTCTCCGGACAGGCCGCCACGGACCCGGCCACCGGGAAGCAGGCGGAGGGAATCGAGGCGCAGACGGAGCAGGTGCTGCGCAACCTCGAGCGCATCCTCGTCGCGGGCGGCTCCAGCCTCCAGCACGTCCTGCGCTGCGGTGTCTTCCTGACGGACATGAAGGACTTCCGCCGGATGAACGCCGTCTACGAGCGCGTCTTCGCCGGACACCGCCCCGCGCGCACCACCGTGCAGGTGTCGGCGCTCCCCGACGAGGGATTGATGGTGGAGATCGACTGCGTCGCCTACGTGCCCTGA
- a CDS encoding kelch repeat-containing protein, whose product MQRLVLMLCCAVVWSCEQQRELPAAEDALALARSYFPELATDEGAPRRFSSSDTPASGKDARALTARLIGSGTLEISTRGLSFRVESSPGEADHGTPRHEGAVSYVGERHFFFPVGGFAELSQGWRGSRIEEAWVVDASEPTHRAEYRVTLPATVTRLRDTGEVIEFLDEDGSPVLRFHPSEVRDAEGTSRRGAARLSGVRESAVAKVFDVVSPQVGIVSEVALAGLQAPLVVDPGWSSTGVMATARAQHAAIPLTDGSVLAVGGVNSLGFVTSAERFDPTRGAWSVVAAPGITGNTTVGLMLPSGRAVAFTDGSQTGRLYDAAANTWTATGAMSANRSLPTATLLSSGQVLVAGGSNLATAELYDPTTNTFTATGAMSTVRRAHVAARLRDGRVLVVSGFNNTEIEVPTAEIYDPTAGTWTLAAPPLVPRHYATGTLLPDGRVLLAGGRTRTDVTTHAELYDPTANTWTATGALRLPRNGHTATLLPDGKVVVMGGSDFGRVGQTVSEIYDPATGTWSDAGTLAAGRENATATLLVTGQVLVAGGFNQSGGSTVFSAETDRYEASSSRWTPAGALATAREAQSAVLLPSGQVLVAGGRADTGVLGDTERYTPASDAWAPAAPMSTTRERATLTLLRSGQVLAIGGANDGGARLSSAERYDPTTDTWAPAGNMAGARDGHTATLLATGDVLVTGGRLAGVTEIYDVAANTWRPVATTPETRTNHAAVLLPDGRVLVAGGRFSATSVNSAEIYDPALDTWNPVASLAEGRARFSLTLLPSGRVLAAGGLSPTAQTATAELYDPTTNTWSPAGSLTTARSDHSAVLLPSGRVLVAGGEGAAGVLNSAELYDPVTNTWQPAANLPEGRTLSNLIMLSTGEALTFGGQDSGGLWLTSALRYDDTGAQPAWRPTVATPDQVPIGCPVRITGTGFQGISGASSGDYRDSSTAFPQVRLQAVEGRRLWSLPGSDMSATGVTATIPASATPGAYVLSVFANGVGGGRMVRAVTNTAPVAQDLAALSSNGTPVEVTLTGTDAEGSVLTFIIVTPPAHGTLSGTPPNLTYTPNPGYIGPDSFTYRARDCGLDSNVATVGLDVTDDPPTLTCPADLVVDATSASGAVVDYPPATASDNGGPAPTVTYSPPSGSTLPLGDTTVTVTAVDAGGQQVTCTFRVTVRDTTAPTLTCPADIQVQSDAQGGAEVTYSVPPPTDTAGAVTVTTSHPSGSRFPTGRTRVTVTATDASGNSSRCEFDVTVQTFVVRIAGGSCQAAGGGANLALVVLAVLAVWAGRRRGREEAGR is encoded by the coding sequence TTGCAACGCCTGGTCTTGATGCTGTGCTGTGCCGTGGTGTGGTCGTGCGAGCAACAGCGCGAACTGCCCGCGGCGGAGGATGCGCTCGCCCTGGCCCGGAGCTACTTCCCGGAGCTCGCCACGGACGAGGGCGCCCCCAGGCGCTTCTCCTCGTCGGACACGCCGGCCTCCGGAAAGGATGCTCGGGCGCTGACGGCCCGGCTCATCGGGAGCGGGACGCTGGAGATTTCCACCCGGGGGCTGTCCTTCCGGGTCGAGTCGTCGCCGGGTGAGGCCGACCACGGGACGCCGCGCCATGAGGGCGCGGTCTCGTACGTGGGCGAGCGGCACTTCTTCTTCCCGGTGGGCGGCTTCGCGGAGCTGAGCCAGGGCTGGCGCGGCTCGCGCATCGAGGAGGCCTGGGTGGTGGACGCCTCCGAGCCCACCCACCGCGCCGAGTACCGCGTCACGCTCCCGGCCACGGTGACGCGGCTGCGGGACACGGGCGAGGTCATCGAGTTCCTCGACGAGGACGGCTCGCCGGTGCTGCGCTTCCACCCGTCCGAGGTCCGTGACGCGGAAGGAACCTCCCGTCGCGGGGCGGCGCGGCTGTCGGGCGTGCGCGAGAGCGCCGTCGCGAAGGTGTTCGACGTCGTGAGCCCCCAGGTGGGCATCGTCTCGGAGGTCGCGCTCGCGGGGCTCCAGGCGCCGCTGGTGGTCGACCCCGGCTGGTCCTCGACGGGGGTGATGGCGACCGCGCGGGCCCAGCACGCCGCCATCCCGCTGACGGATGGCTCCGTCCTGGCGGTGGGCGGCGTCAACAGCCTGGGCTTCGTCACCAGCGCGGAGCGGTTCGACCCCACGCGGGGCGCCTGGTCCGTCGTCGCGGCCCCGGGCATCACCGGCAATACGACGGTGGGGCTGATGCTGCCGTCGGGCAGGGCCGTCGCCTTCACGGACGGCAGCCAGACGGGGCGCCTGTACGACGCGGCGGCGAACACCTGGACCGCCACGGGCGCGATGTCCGCGAACCGGTCGCTGCCGACCGCCACGCTGCTGTCCTCGGGGCAGGTGCTGGTCGCGGGCGGCTCCAACCTGGCGACGGCGGAGCTGTACGACCCGACGACGAACACCTTCACGGCCACGGGCGCCATGTCCACGGTCCGCCGTGCCCACGTCGCGGCGCGGCTGAGGGATGGCCGGGTGCTGGTGGTCAGTGGCTTCAACAACACCGAGATCGAGGTTCCCACCGCGGAGATCTACGACCCCACCGCCGGTACCTGGACGCTCGCGGCCCCGCCCCTGGTGCCGCGTCACTACGCGACCGGGACGCTGCTGCCCGATGGCCGGGTGCTGCTCGCGGGTGGCCGTACGCGCACGGATGTCACCACGCACGCGGAGCTCTACGACCCCACGGCCAACACCTGGACCGCGACGGGCGCGCTGCGTCTTCCTCGCAACGGACACACGGCCACGCTGCTGCCGGATGGGAAGGTCGTGGTCATGGGCGGTTCGGACTTCGGGAGGGTGGGGCAGACGGTCTCGGAAATCTATGACCCGGCGACGGGGACCTGGAGCGACGCGGGCACGTTGGCCGCGGGCCGCGAGAACGCCACCGCCACGCTGCTCGTCACCGGGCAGGTGCTGGTCGCCGGCGGCTTCAACCAGTCTGGGGGCTCCACGGTCTTCTCCGCGGAGACGGACCGCTACGAGGCCTCCAGCTCCCGCTGGACGCCGGCCGGCGCGCTGGCGACGGCGCGCGAGGCCCAGTCGGCCGTGCTGCTGCCCTCGGGACAGGTGCTGGTCGCCGGAGGCCGCGCCGACACGGGCGTGCTCGGCGACACGGAGCGCTACACGCCCGCGAGTGACGCGTGGGCCCCCGCGGCCCCGATGAGCACGACGCGCGAGCGCGCCACGTTGACGCTGCTGCGCTCGGGTCAGGTGCTCGCCATCGGCGGCGCCAACGACGGCGGCGCGCGCCTGTCCTCGGCGGAGCGGTACGACCCGACGACGGACACCTGGGCCCCGGCGGGGAACATGGCGGGCGCGCGCGATGGCCACACCGCCACGCTGCTCGCGACGGGCGACGTGCTGGTGACGGGCGGACGGCTCGCGGGCGTGACGGAGATCTACGACGTGGCCGCCAACACCTGGCGTCCGGTGGCCACGACCCCGGAGACCCGCACGAACCACGCCGCGGTGCTGTTGCCGGACGGTCGGGTGCTGGTGGCGGGAGGCCGCTTCTCCGCGACGTCGGTCAACTCGGCGGAGATATATGACCCGGCCCTGGACACGTGGAACCCCGTCGCGTCGCTCGCGGAGGGCCGGGCCCGCTTCTCGCTGACCCTGCTGCCGTCCGGGCGGGTGCTGGCAGCGGGAGGCCTGTCGCCCACGGCCCAGACGGCGACGGCGGAGCTGTACGACCCGACGACCAACACCTGGTCTCCCGCGGGGAGTCTCACCACCGCGCGGTCCGACCACTCCGCCGTGCTGCTGCCCTCCGGGCGCGTGCTCGTCGCGGGTGGCGAGGGCGCGGCGGGCGTGCTGAACAGCGCGGAGCTGTACGACCCGGTGACGAACACGTGGCAGCCCGCGGCGAACCTGCCCGAGGGCCGGACGCTCTCGAATCTCATCATGCTGTCCACCGGCGAGGCGCTGACCTTCGGCGGACAGGACTCGGGCGGCCTCTGGCTGACGAGCGCCTTGCGCTACGACGACACGGGCGCGCAGCCCGCGTGGCGGCCGACGGTGGCCACGCCGGACCAGGTGCCCATCGGCTGCCCGGTGCGCATCACCGGCACGGGGTTCCAGGGCATCTCCGGCGCCAGCTCGGGTGACTACCGCGACTCCTCGACGGCCTTCCCGCAGGTGCGCCTGCAGGCCGTCGAGGGCCGGCGGCTGTGGAGCCTGCCGGGCAGCGACATGTCCGCCACGGGCGTGACGGCCACCATCCCCGCGAGCGCGACACCCGGCGCGTATGTGCTCTCCGTCTTCGCCAACGGCGTGGGCGGTGGCCGCATGGTGCGCGCGGTGACGAACACGGCGCCCGTCGCGCAGGACCTGGCGGCCCTGTCGAGCAACGGGACGCCCGTGGAGGTGACGCTGACGGGGACGGACGCGGAGGGCTCCGTGCTCACGTTCATCATCGTCACGCCGCCGGCGCACGGCACGCTCAGCGGCACGCCTCCCAACCTCACGTACACGCCGAACCCGGGCTACATCGGACCGGACAGCTTCACGTACCGGGCGCGCGACTGCGGGCTCGACAGCAACGTGGCCACGGTGGGGCTCGACGTGACGGATGATCCGCCGACGCTCACCTGTCCGGCGGACCTGGTGGTGGACGCCACGAGCGCGTCCGGCGCGGTGGTGGACTACCCCCCGGCGACGGCGTCCGACAACGGCGGGCCCGCGCCCACGGTGACGTACTCGCCGCCCTCCGGCAGCACGCTGCCCCTGGGCGACACGACGGTGACGGTGACGGCGGTGGACGCCGGCGGTCAGCAGGTCACCTGCACCTTCCGGGTGACGGTGCGCGACACGACGGCGCCCACGCTGACGTGCCCCGCCGACATCCAGGTCCAATCCGACGCGCAGGGCGGCGCGGAGGTGACCTACAGCGTGCCGCCTCCGACGGACACCGCCGGCGCCGTCACCGTGACGACGTCGCACCCGTCCGGCTCGCGCTTCCCGACGGGCCGCACGCGCGTCACCGTCACCGCGACGGACGCGTCGGGGAACTCCTCCCGGTGCGAGTTCGACGTCACCGTGCAGACCTTCGTGGTGCGCATCGCGGGCGGCAGCTGCCAGGCCGCGGGCGGTGGAGCGAACCTGGCGTTGGTGGTGCTGGCGGTGCTCGCCGTGTGGGCGGGGCGTCGTCGTGGCCGCGAGGAGGCGGGTCGATGA
- a CDS encoding OmpA family protein encodes MRKSARMCVLAAALASAGGASAQTTSTPLSPFDAERLRLNASAVDSLTVDTGRLLNEGGYRLSLLVGYERGILVLEGSDGSERSILHYRTSAWVQGAWSPVDRLELSARLPVIIHQGGHGEGMYVGISTPSSSGLGTPEVGARYSLLRRDEGAPLSLAVGLDVGLPGGRASAFGRQEHWAGLQFSPRVSLGREVGMFALGASVGARIRSTEVNPGRDVGTELEQSVVVATRGEGLRGELALQVAESLVQPDVAVELLGGVRLPIGHGFEVNALAGKGFTSIPGSPAWRLGAGIAWAHNPAREDVCQGGRKHTPEQCPDNDDDNDGVLNKSDRCPNEAGSADNEGCPDPDSDGDGVPDRTDACPNEAGSKDAGGCPDKDGDGVPDAKDQCPDEKGTAENQGCPATKDTDGDGVPDDQDQCPDQKGTAENQGCPAAKDSDGDGVPDDEDKCPDRKGTAENQGCPAAKDTDGDGIPDDQDKCPNEAGVAGRQGCPEPAPVEEKLSLADRRVTFTVGRAEIEGEGAKVLDDVAAQLKARPNVAVRIEGHTDNTGPEELNRTLSQERAESVRAYLIKRGIDGKRLEARGYGPSRPIATNDTLEGRSENRRVEFIIKR; translated from the coding sequence TTGCGTAAATCGGCACGGATGTGTGTGCTCGCCGCGGCCCTGGCCTCGGCGGGCGGCGCCTCGGCGCAGACGACCTCCACTCCCCTGAGCCCCTTCGACGCGGAGCGGCTGCGGCTGAACGCGTCGGCGGTGGACTCGCTCACCGTGGACACCGGGCGGCTGCTCAACGAGGGCGGCTACCGGCTCAGCCTGCTCGTGGGCTACGAGCGCGGCATCCTGGTGCTGGAGGGCAGCGACGGCAGCGAGCGCTCCATCCTCCACTACCGCACGTCGGCCTGGGTGCAGGGGGCGTGGTCGCCGGTGGACCGGTTGGAGCTGTCCGCGCGGCTGCCCGTCATCATCCACCAGGGCGGCCATGGCGAGGGCATGTACGTCGGCATCTCCACGCCGTCGTCCTCGGGCCTGGGCACGCCGGAGGTGGGCGCGCGCTACTCGCTCTTGCGTCGCGACGAGGGCGCGCCCTTGTCGCTCGCGGTGGGGCTCGACGTGGGGCTCCCCGGTGGACGCGCGAGCGCCTTCGGTCGACAGGAGCACTGGGCGGGCCTGCAGTTCTCGCCCCGCGTCTCGCTCGGCCGCGAGGTGGGCATGTTCGCGCTGGGCGCCAGCGTGGGCGCGCGCATCCGGTCCACGGAGGTGAATCCGGGCCGCGACGTGGGCACGGAGCTGGAGCAGTCCGTGGTGGTGGCCACGCGCGGCGAGGGGCTCCGCGGTGAGCTGGCGCTGCAGGTGGCCGAGTCGCTGGTGCAGCCCGATGTGGCGGTGGAGCTGCTCGGCGGTGTGCGGCTGCCCATCGGTCACGGCTTCGAGGTGAACGCGCTCGCCGGGAAGGGCTTCACGAGCATCCCCGGCTCGCCCGCGTGGCGGCTGGGCGCGGGAATCGCCTGGGCGCACAACCCCGCCCGCGAGGACGTCTGCCAGGGTGGACGCAAGCACACGCCCGAGCAGTGCCCGGACAACGACGACGACAACGACGGCGTGCTCAACAAGTCCGACCGCTGCCCGAACGAGGCGGGCTCGGCGGACAACGAGGGCTGCCCGGACCCGGACTCGGATGGCGACGGTGTGCCGGACCGGACGGACGCGTGCCCGAACGAGGCCGGCAGCAAGGACGCGGGTGGCTGCCCGGACAAGGACGGCGACGGCGTGCCGGACGCGAAGGACCAGTGCCCGGACGAGAAGGGCACGGCGGAGAACCAGGGCTGCCCCGCCACGAAGGACACGGATGGCGACGGCGTCCCGGACGACCAGGACCAGTGCCCCGACCAGAAGGGCACGGCCGAGAACCAGGGCTGCCCCGCGGCGAAGGACTCGGACGGCGACGGCGTGCCGGACGACGAGGACAAGTGCCCCGACCGGAAGGGTACGGCGGAGAACCAGGGCTGCCCGGCCGCGAAGGACACGGACGGTGACGGCATCCCGGATGACCAGGACAAGTGCCCGAACGAAGCGGGCGTGGCGGGTCGTCAGGGCTGCCCGGAGCCGGCGCCGGTGGAGGAGAAGCTGTCGCTCGCGGACCGTCGCGTCACCTTCACGGTGGGCCGCGCCGAAATCGAGGGCGAGGGCGCCAAGGTGCTGGATGACGTGGCCGCGCAGCTGAAGGCGCGTCCGAATGTCGCGGTCCGCATCGAGGGCCACACGGACAACACCGGTCCGGAGGAGCTCAACCGCACGCTGAGCCAGGAGCGCGCGGAGTCGGTGCGCGCCTACCTCATCAAGCGCGGCATCGACGGCAAGCGCCTGGAGGCCAGGGGCTACGGTCCGTCGCGTCCCATCGCGACGAACGACACCCTGGAAGGCCGCAGCGAGAACCGCCGCGTGGAGTTCATCATCAAGCGGTAA
- a CDS encoding LysE family translocator, translated as MIPAEVWVMFLGYTVPMVFSPGPGNTVLATAGGRFGLRGTLPFWVGFEVANVALCLLYGLGLGRALQGVPALLHVLRWSSVAYLLHLAWSFVRSTRAPSTEDAEPERLGFVEGLLAVALNPKIHSMILVMFSQFLRPELGMLAQTAQLTGAFLVVCVACHFPWIYGGKLILGRFRSERALRIQGWTFGACMVAVAAYVAVA; from the coding sequence ATGATTCCCGCTGAAGTCTGGGTGATGTTCCTCGGTTACACGGTGCCGATGGTGTTCAGTCCGGGCCCCGGCAACACGGTGCTCGCCACCGCCGGAGGCCGCTTCGGCCTCCGCGGCACGCTGCCCTTCTGGGTGGGCTTCGAGGTGGCCAACGTCGCCCTGTGCCTGCTCTACGGCCTGGGCCTGGGCCGCGCGCTGCAAGGCGTGCCCGCGCTGCTGCACGTGCTGCGCTGGAGCAGCGTGGCGTACCTGCTCCATCTCGCGTGGAGCTTCGTGCGAAGCACCCGCGCGCCCAGCACGGAGGACGCGGAGCCGGAGCGGCTCGGCTTCGTCGAGGGCCTGCTCGCCGTCGCACTCAACCCGAAGATCCACTCGATGATTCTGGTGATGTTCTCGCAGTTCCTGCGGCCGGAGCTCGGGATGCTCGCGCAGACGGCGCAGCTCACCGGGGCCTTCCTGGTCGTCTGCGTGGCGTGCCACTTCCCGTGGATCTACGGCGGGAAGCTCATCCTGGGGCGCTTCCGCTCCGAGCGCGCCCTGCGCATCCAGGGCTGGACGTTCGGCGCGTGCATGGTGGCGGTGGCCGCCTACGTCGCCGTGGCGTGA
- the gcvA gene encoding transcriptional regulator GcvA produces the protein MRRIPPLGALRAFEAGARHLSFTRAATELRVTQAAISHQVRQLEDWLGVSLFERRGHALTLTQKGQAYLRELTPAFERLAEATTRLYEAEQGPLRVTVLPSLASCWLVPRLASFRQHHEELELQISSAVELWDFLDDRFDVGVRSGLGKWTGLKAELLAPEGLTPVCTPALARRLRAPSDLRKLRLLHDTPKDGWRRWLDAAGVEGVETTKGFAFNDAGLVLQAARQGEGVALGRLMLAAEDLRTGRLVRPFETVLPNDYGYWLVHPRPLSGRSDVAALRAWLLSEARATARSVGLAVTG, from the coding sequence ATGCGACGCATTCCACCGCTCGGCGCCCTTCGTGCCTTCGAGGCGGGAGCACGGCACCTGAGCTTCACCCGCGCCGCCACCGAGCTGCGCGTCACACAGGCCGCCATCAGCCACCAGGTGCGTCAGCTGGAGGACTGGCTCGGCGTGTCGCTGTTCGAGCGCCGGGGCCACGCGCTGACGCTCACGCAGAAGGGACAGGCCTACCTGCGCGAGCTCACCCCCGCCTTCGAGCGACTGGCCGAGGCGACCACTCGCCTGTACGAGGCGGAGCAGGGCCCGCTGCGCGTCACGGTGCTGCCCTCGCTCGCTTCGTGCTGGCTCGTCCCCCGGCTTGCGTCCTTCCGTCAGCACCACGAGGAGCTGGAGCTCCAGATATCGAGCGCCGTCGAGCTGTGGGACTTCCTGGATGACCGCTTCGATGTCGGCGTGCGCTCCGGGCTGGGGAAGTGGACGGGGCTCAAGGCGGAGCTGCTGGCGCCGGAGGGGCTCACGCCCGTGTGTACGCCCGCGCTCGCCCGGAGGCTTCGCGCGCCGTCGGACCTGCGCAAGCTGCGGCTCCTCCACGACACGCCGAAGGACGGCTGGCGGCGCTGGTTGGACGCGGCCGGCGTGGAGGGCGTGGAGACGACGAAGGGCTTCGCGTTCAACGACGCGGGGCTGGTGCTCCAGGCCGCGCGCCAGGGCGAGGGCGTGGCGCTGGGCCGGCTGATGCTCGCCGCCGAGGACCTGCGGACCGGACGGCTCGTCCGGCCCTTCGAGACGGTGCTCCCCAACGACTACGGCTACTGGCTGGTGCATCCCCGGCCGCTGTCGGGCCGCTCCGACGTGGCGGCGCTGCGCGCCTGGCTGCTCTCCGAGGCGCGCGCCACCGCGCGGTCCGTGGGGCTCGCCGTTACGGGGTAG
- a CDS encoding carboxymuconolactone decarboxylase family protein produces MNSRMKNPAMVVPEAMHALMALSKATSKGGVPQKTLDLVHLRASQINGCSVCVDMHPRTARKAGESEERLFAVAAWRDTPYFTDAERAALALTECVTRLSDRSDAVPDDVWQEAARHYDETALGALVMSIGLVNLWNRLNAATRQRVDPNARW; encoded by the coding sequence ATGAACTCCCGCATGAAGAACCCCGCGATGGTCGTCCCCGAGGCCATGCACGCGCTGATGGCGCTCTCCAAGGCCACGAGCAAGGGCGGCGTGCCGCAGAAGACGCTGGACCTGGTCCACCTGCGCGCCAGCCAAATCAACGGCTGCTCGGTCTGCGTGGACATGCACCCGCGCACGGCCCGGAAGGCTGGCGAGAGCGAGGAACGACTCTTCGCCGTCGCCGCCTGGCGCGACACGCCCTACTTCACCGACGCCGAGCGCGCCGCGCTGGCGCTCACCGAATGCGTCACGCGATTGAGCGACCGTTCGGACGCGGTGCCCGATGACGTCTGGCAGGAGGCCGCCCGGCACTACGACGAGACGGCGCTGGGCGCGCTCGTGATGTCCATCGGGCTGGTCAACCTCTGGAACCGCCTCAACGCGGCGACGCGCCAGCGCGTGGACCCGAACGCCCGCTGGTAG